A region of Leishmania mexicana MHOM/GT/2001/U1103 complete genome, chromosome 8 DNA encodes the following proteins:
- a CDS encoding translation initiation factor-like protein, with protein MMREAGRQRRRNADSDESSSEDEQQHTTTTVQETAAAPPARVRAKAPAAAVVSAPSMTLHADPTATQVTAPSAVSAETADSEGTSNEDAPSSPAAAAPSNELSEEMEAIDYDALTYAALLDIMKRASRPAIEEMMAQREQQVESTMQQQQNQRVERFLDVATTSSTAAAEANGSSAEEEAVEGYRYNTMLTRLFEALNRNNEGSAMTERNQLPVPILERMGKKKTVIANFGRICDAFHRPMEDVKDFIEKELSIRGNLDSNNALILKFEIRKQTDFDRVLIKYLDEYVKCNSCHRIDTTLTKDGRRLELRCNVCTATRTVTAAGTATFSAQIEKRSRQRAAMIL; from the coding sequence ATGATGCGTGAAGCCGGCCGCCAGCGTCGTCGCAacgccgacagcgacgagagcagcagcgaggatgagcagcagcacacgacCACGACGGtgcaggagacggcggcggcgcctccggCCCGCGTGCGCGCGAAGGCGCCTGCCGCGGCTGTGGTGAGCGCGCCGAGCATGACGCTGCACGCTGACCCCACGGCAACCCaggtgacggcgccgtccgccgtctcggcggagacggcggacTCGGAGGGCACCTCGAACGAGGATGCCCCGTCCTCGcccgcggccgcggcgccgtccaACGAGCTCTCTGAAGAAATGGAGGCAATCGACTACGACGCGCTGACGtatgcggcgctgctcgacaTAATGAAGCGCGCAAGCCGCCCGGCGATTGAGGAGATGATGGCgcagagagagcagcaggtggagtcgacgatgcagcagcagcagaaccaGCGTGTGGAGCGCTTCCTCGAcgtggcgacgacgagctcgaccgccgcagcggaggcgaATGGCAGTagcgccgaggaggaggcagtggaggGCTACCGCTACAACACGATGCTGACGCGCCTCTTCGAGGCTCTGAACCGAAACAATGAAGGCAGCGCCATGACGGAGCGCAATCAGCTGCCGGTGCCCATCCTGGAGCGCATGGGTAAGAAGAAGACGGTTATCGCCAACTTTGGTCGCATCTGTGACGCCTTTCACCGCCCCATGGAGGACGTAAAGGACTTCATTGAAAAGGAGCTGTCCATCCGTGGCAACCTCGATAGCAACAACGCGCTCATCCTCAAGTTTGAGATCCGAAAGCAGACGGACTTCGATCGTGTGCTAATCAAGTACCTCGATGAGTACGTGAAGTGCAACTCGTGCCACCGCATTGACACCACGCTCACCAAGGATGGCCGTCGTCTGGAGCTGCGCTGCAACGTGTGCACTGCGACGCGCACGGTCACGGCCGCCGGTACGGCCACGTTCAGCGCCCAGATCGAAAAGCGCTCTCGCCAGCGTGCCGCCATGATCCTGTGA